Genomic window (Subtercola endophyticus):
GGTGGCTCGTACATCGCCATCAACATGGTGGCCGGCTTCGCCTTCGGCTTCATGGTGGGGTGGGGCACCCGTGAGGCCCTGATCATTGCGGGAATCACGGCGACTTCGTCGAGCGCCATCGTCACCAAGCTGCTCATCGAGCTGAACCGGCTGGCCAACCCCGAGACCCCCATGATCCTGGGTGTCACGGTGGTCGAAGACATCTTCATCGCCATCTACCTGGCCATCGTGTCGGTGGTACTGAGCGGTGAGACGGCGATCTGGCCGGTCATCCTGAAGCTCGGAATAGCGTTCTTGTTCCTCGTGGTGATGTTCGCCGTGGCCCGGTTCGGCGGCCGTGTCGTGTCGCGGTTCTTCCGCACGAAAGACGACGAGCTCTTCACGATTCTGTTTTTCGGCCTGGCCATCATGTTCGGCGGCATCGGCGAGATTCTGGGCGTCACCGACGCCATCGGCGCCTTCTTGATCGGTCTCGTTCTGGGCGCGACCCGCTACCGAAACAAGATCGAACAGATCGCGATTCCGCTGCGTGACGTGTTCGGTGCCTTCTTCTTCTTGAACTTCGGGCTGAGCCTGAACCCGTCGACCTTTCCCGAGGTCATCTGGCCAGTGCTCGGGGCGGTCGTGATGACCATGGTGCTGAACGCGGGCGCGGGTCAGCTGGTGGCGAAACTGAACGGAGTCGGGGTGCGGGGCGGTATCAACGCCTCGGTGATTCTGCAGAACCGAGGTGAGTTTGCTCTCATCTTGGCGACGCTTGCGCTCGCGGCCGGTCTGGATGAGCGAATACAGTCGTTCGCCGGCCTCTACGTGCTCGTGATGGCGGTCGCCGGCCCCATCATCGCCTCGAATTCCGACAAAATCGCCAATACTCTGCTCGGAACCAAGCGCAAGAAGGCCGCCTCCGCTGCCTCCGCCGCGAAAAAACCTCGCGATGCGATGCGCGCCGAAGAGATCGCGCTGGTCGAGGCGGCTACGGCGGGCCTCGAGCCCGGCGAGAATCCAGCTACGCAGGAGTATGTTGATCGGGTTGTGGAGCAGGCGAACAGCCAATCCGACCAAGTCGACCGAGCCTCGAAAGACGACGAGTATTGACCATCTTCAGTGTCATGCGGCGCCCGAAGTGGATCTGGGCGCTCGTTTTCGCTCTCTTCCTCGCCGCGATCTTCGCAGCCCTCGGGCAGTGGCAGCTGTCGCGCGCGGTCACGTCGAACGGGCCGAACCCGAATGCGACCACCGAGGTGGTTCAGCAGCTCACTGACATCTCGGCGGCCGGGCAGCCGGTGCTCGAGACACAAGACGGCCAGATGGTGACCGTGACGGGCTCGCTGGCGCCCGGTGACTTCTCTCTCGTGTCGTCGCGCCTGAACGGCGGAACGCTCGGCTATTGGGTGATCGGGCGACTCGACCTCGATCATCCGCAGGGCTCTGCGTCGACGACGAGCGTGGCGGTGGCCCTCGGATGGTCGGCAGAGCAGTCGCTGGCCGAATCGGTCGCCGACCAGCTCAACTCGACCGAGTCGTTCCCGACCGATGCGCTGGTCGGGCGGTACGTGGGCACCGACGGGCCGGTCGTGGCCGACGCGCAAGGCAAGACGGCGGCGTCGTACATTCCGTCGACCATGGCGCTCTCGTCGATCATCAATACCTGGAAAGACTTCGACGACACCGCGAACGTGTTCGGCGGCTACATCGTGGCGCACACTCCGGTCGACGGGCTCACCGCCATCGACTCACCGATTCCGCAGCGCACCACCGAGCTGAACTGGCTGAACATCTTCTATGCCATCGAGTGGGTCATCTTCGCCGGATTCGCCGTGTTCTTCTGGTACCGGCTGGTGAAAGACGCGTGGGAACGCGAACAAGAAGAAGCAGAGCTCGAAGAGGCTTTCAGTGCCCCCGCGTCGAGCCGAAAGGTAGAATGACTCCATGCCACTCGAGCCCAAGCTGAAGGACTTTCCGCGCGTTCGCTCGGCCCTGAAGTTCTACCAGGTCTGCGCCATCATCACCGGTGTGCTGCTGTTGCTGCTGTGTGTCGAGATGATTCTGAAGTACACGCCCATCGGCCTCGAAGTCGAAATGGGCGGCCCGCAGGGCTTTCTGGCGCTGGTGCCCGACGGCACCGTGACGAGCATCAACCTGAGCACGGGCATCCTCATCGTGCACGGCTGGTTCTACGTGGTGTACCTGTTCTCGTGCTTCCAGCTCTGGACGCGCATGCGCTGGCGTCTTGGCCGCTTCTTGCTGCTGGCGCTCGGGGGCGTCATTCCCTTCTTGTCGTTCTTCGTCGAGACCCGTACTGCCCATGAAGTTCGCGGCTACCTCGCCGAGCGCGAGGCGGCCGTCGTCGCTCAACCCACGGAGGCCGCTCATCAGTAACGTGATCCCCGACAACGTGATCCCCGACAACGTGATCCCCGACAACGTGATCCCCGCCGCGGCGGCCCCCGACGAGGCGGTCGCCTCGACGTCACGACCCGTGCTCGTCGTCGACTTCGGCGCGCAGTACGCGCAGCTCATCGCCCGCCGCGTGCGCGAGGCGAGCGTCTACAGCGAGATCGTGCCGAGCAACATCACCGCGGCCGAGGTTGCTGCGAAGTCGCCGGTGGGCATCGTGCTGAGCGGTGGCCCATCGAGCGTGTACGAAGAAGGCG
Coding sequences:
- a CDS encoding cation:proton antiporter; protein product: MHLGPDLLILGILFVIAYVLGRLGKMIGLPAIPIYMVVGLLASPHFDLFPLDFNNNSYIALIAVFGLIMLLFSLGLEFDQDEFFSNAGKLIISGGSYIAINMVAGFAFGFMVGWGTREALIIAGITATSSSAIVTKLLIELNRLANPETPMILGVTVVEDIFIAIYLAIVSVVLSGETAIWPVILKLGIAFLFLVVMFAVARFGGRVVSRFFRTKDDELFTILFFGLAIMFGGIGEILGVTDAIGAFLIGLVLGATRYRNKIEQIAIPLRDVFGAFFFLNFGLSLNPSTFPEVIWPVLGAVVMTMVLNAGAGQLVAKLNGVGVRGGINASVILQNRGEFALILATLALAAGLDERIQSFAGLYVLVMAVAGPIIASNSDKIANTLLGTKRKKAASAASAAKKPRDAMRAEEIALVEAATAGLEPGENPATQEYVDRVVEQANSQSDQVDRASKDDEY
- a CDS encoding SURF1 family cytochrome oxidase biogenesis protein: MTIFSVMRRPKWIWALVFALFLAAIFAALGQWQLSRAVTSNGPNPNATTEVVQQLTDISAAGQPVLETQDGQMVTVTGSLAPGDFSLVSSRLNGGTLGYWVIGRLDLDHPQGSASTTSVAVALGWSAEQSLAESVADQLNSTESFPTDALVGRYVGTDGPVVADAQGKTAASYIPSTMALSSIINTWKDFDDTANVFGGYIVAHTPVDGLTAIDSPIPQRTTELNWLNIFYAIEWVIFAGFAVFFWYRLVKDAWEREQEEAELEEAFSAPASSRKVE
- a CDS encoding DUF3817 domain-containing protein, whose protein sequence is MPLEPKLKDFPRVRSALKFYQVCAIITGVLLLLLCVEMILKYTPIGLEVEMGGPQGFLALVPDGTVTSINLSTGILIVHGWFYVVYLFSCFQLWTRMRWRLGRFLLLALGGVIPFLSFFVETRTAHEVRGYLAEREAAVVAQPTEAAHQ